The DNA sequence AATAATATTTTTACTAGTGAAGGTGGACATCATCAACAAGGATTCCTTTTCGCTTTAGAAAAGACTATTAATAATTACGCATTACGTAACAAATTAATAAAAAATGAAAATGAAAGATTCAATAAAGATGACTTAACACAGGGTCTTTCAGCTGTAATTTCAATTAGACACTCAAATCCTCAATTTGAAGGACAAACTAAAGCTAAACTTGGTTCTAAAGATGCTAGAATCGCTACAAATAAAGTGGTAAGTGAATATTTAGAAAGAGTTCTCAATGAGGATCCTGTAATTGCTCAAGCTATTATAAATATGGCTAAAGCAGCCAGAAAGAACAGATTAGACACTGCAGCCTTTGCTGAAAGTAATAAACGTAAAACTGCATTTGATAATGCTGGTTTACCAGGTAAATTAGCTGATTGTTCTTCAAAAAACGCTGAAATTAGCGAACTTTTCATTGTTGAGGGTAATTCTGCTGGTGGTTCGGCTAAAATGGGTCGTGACCGTAAAACTCAAGCTATTTTACCACTTAGAGGTAAAATTCTTAACGTTGAAAAAGCACGTGCTCATGAAATTTTTAAAAACGAAGAAATTCTTAACTTAATTCAAGCTATCGGAACTGGTGTTGGTGAAAATTACAACATAAATAAATTAAGATATCACAAAATTGTTATCATGACTGACGCCGACGTTGATGGCGCACACATTAGAACACTTCTTTTAACTTTCTTCTTCAATTACTTCCGTGAATTGATCGAATATGGATTTATTTATATTGCTCAACCTCCACTTTACAAAATTCAACAAAATAAAACTGTTGAATATGCTTATAATGATGAACAAAAAGATGCCATTTTAGCTAAATTAAATCCTAACCAAAAAATCAATATTCAACGTTACAAAGGTCTTGGAGAAATGGACCCTGAACAACTTTGAGATACAACAATGAACCCTGAAACAAGAAATATGTTACAAGTTCAAATTAATGATGTTATTGAAACTAAAAAATACTTCAACACTCTTATGGGTGAAGAAGTTGAACCTAGACGTGAATTTATTAAAGAAAATGCGCGTTTTGTGAAAAATCTTGATATCTAATGAATTTCTGATTAGTTAACTAATCAGATTTTTATTTAATTCATATAAAAAAGTTGATTAATCACAACTAAAATTCTTTTATTTTTTCAATATCCTTATATAATACATTTATATATTAAGATAGCTTATCTTATATTAAATATTTTTTTATTTTCAATAATCAAAATACATGGAGAAAAGATGAACCCAACAAGAATCATACCCTTAGGTGGAGTTCAGGAAATTGGTAAAGCCACCCTATTAATTGAACAAGATGATCACATCTTTTTAATTGATGCTGGAATTAAATTTGCTGATACTTTCACAACAGGAATTAAAGGAATTATTCCTAATTATTCATACTTAAATTTACCTAATAAAAAAGTCGAAGCTTTATTTATAACACATGGACATGAAGACCATATCGGTGGTGTTATTTATTTAGTTAAACAAACTAAACTCAAGAAAATTTTTGCACCTAAAATTGCTATTAGTTACTTAAAACTTAAATTTGAAGAACATAAAATAACACGCAAAATCGAATTCTTTGAAATTGACAAAAATGACACTTATAAATTCCCAAAAGGAGTTGTAGTAGATTTTTGAACTGCACAACACTCAATTCCTGATGCTTTCGGTGTAAGAATTACAACTCCACATGGAAAAATTATGTGTACAGGAGATTTTAGATTTGACTATACGCCTATTGGAAACTACACCGACTTTGCTCGTTTAGATGAAATTGGAAAACAAGGTTTGACTGCTTTACTTAGTGACTCAACTAATGCAATGCGCCCTTTTCACTCACCTAGCGAAAAAGATATTTTAGTTGATATCAAAAAGCATATGGAAAATGCAAAACGCAAAATCATTATTACAGCTTTTGCATCAAATTTAACTAGAGTTAAGGTTATTATTGAACTAGCCGCTCAGTTAGATAAAAAAATTGTTACTTTTGGTCGTTCTATGATTCAAGGAATTAAAATTGGACGTAAATTAGGTTATATCGATGTTCCGTCTGATATTTTTATTGATAAAAAACAACTTTCATCGATTGATGATTCTAAACTCGTTGTTTTAACTACTGGTTCACAAGGTGAGCAACTTGCAGCTCTTTCAAGGATGTCATATGGTAAACATCCATCAATAAAAATTTCCAAAGGTGATACAGTAATTTTCTCAAGTAGTCCAATCCCCGGAAACAGAATGGTGATTGAATTACTTATAAATAGACTTTATAAATTAGGTGCTACAATAAAAGAAAATGGTACCGATGGATATCTTCACACTTCTGGACACGCTTATCGTCATGAACATGATAAAATTTTTCAATTAACAAAACCTAAATATTTCATTCCATATCATGGTGAATATAGAATGTCAATAGTACATGGTCAAAGTGGTGTTGAAAATGGTGTGGATCCTAATAACATTATTATTCCTGAAGCTGGAAGAGTTTACGAAATGAAGGATGAAGTTATTACTCCTACAAACGAAATGATTGATTATGGACCAATTTATATTGATGGTACATCCATTTTAAATACTAATGCAGCATTAATTAAAGAACGTGCAAAATTAGGAACTTCAGGATTTGTTTCAACTATTTTAACAATCAATAAGAAAACAAATTCAATCATCGGAAAACCACAAATCATAAGCCGTGGAGCATTCTTTGTTAAAAATTCAACAAAACTAATTGAAGAAACTAAAAGAATTGTTCATGGTTCAATATTGCACTGTATAAGAAATAATTCAAATTGAACAATCCCTGAATTAAAACAACTTATCATTGATCGTCTCTCAACTTTATATCACAAAGAAAGAAGACGTGTTCCGTTAATTATTCCTATCTTTAACATAATCGACACAGATGAAGCAAAAGATAAGAATAACAAAAACAAAAAAGATAAGAAACTAAAAGTTACTTTTGAATCTGATCAAAAGACCAATACACAACAACAAAAACGTTCAGGGGTTGCCCAAGCCGAAAAAATTGTTGAAGAACTTAGAAAAGGCATCAATAAAAAAGTTAAAGAGACCGAAGAACATATGTATAACGAAATGTCAGAAGACGAGGAATTATAGTTATGACTTTAGTAGATAAAAGAATCAAAAAAGTTTTATATTCTCAAGTAGAAATTGAACAAAAAATTGTTGAACTTGCTGACTGAGTTAATGAAGAATTTAAGGATAGCAAAAATCTAATAATTGTTTGTCTATTAAAAGGTGCCATGCCTTTTATGGCTCAATTAATTAAAAGTGTTAGCGTTGATCACTCAATCGATTTTATGATCACTTCAAGCTATGCAGGTTCACATGCAAGTAGCGGAAGTGTTAAAATTATTATGGATTTAGCTAATGACATTGAAAATAAGGACGTTTTAGTTGTTGAAGACATCATTGATTCAGGTATAACCCTTGATAAAATTAAAGATATTTTACAAACTAGAAAGCCAAATAAATTAAAAATATTGACATTTCTTGACAAACCTTATAATCGTAAGGTTCAATTGAATGCTGATAAATTCGGTTTTCTTGTACCAAATGAATTTTTAGTTGGTTTTGGATTAGACTACAAGGAAAAGATGCGTAATCTTCCTTATATTGGAATTTTTGATGAAAAATTTTTAGAAAAATAAAAAGTTAAGTTTAATCACTTAACTTTTTTCATATTGACTTATTTAACAACGTGTTCTGTAATTGAATGATTTTCAACAACAAGGTATTTGTCACCTGGTTGTGGTTCATATGGTTCTAAAGCTTCGATAGCACTTGCATGGTTGTTTTTGATTTCATTGAATAAACGTAATGAGTCTACTGATGTGAACACACTTGATGTAGCTCCAAAAGCGTTAATCATTTTTTCATCGTTTACAATACCAATAATTGCTGTGTTTGGACGGAATTTAGCAACTTCTTTAAGTAATTGTCCTGTTCTTGAAAGAACAATAGCGTATTTGTAATCTCCACGACGTACTCTATTAGCAACTTCATAAGCAATTAATGAACGTGGGTTTTCTGGATCTGAGTTTTTACGTACTTCTTCAAGTTGAACATCATAGTAATTTTTTGAGTAGAATTCTTTTTCAGCTCTTCTGTTGATTGCTGACATAACTTTAACAGCTTCAAGTGGGAATTTACCGTTTGCAGATTCACCTGAAAGCATTGTTGAGTCTGCTCCTAATTCTGTAGCAAGGTAAACGTCTGTAACTTCAGCACGTGTTGGATGTGGATTGTTTTCCATTGAGTCTAACATTTGTGTAGCAACAATAACTGGTTTTCCAGCTTCTCTACATTTTCTGATCATAACTTTTTGGAAGTATGGAACATCATAGTAAGGAATTTCTAATCCTAAATCTCCACGAGCAACCATAATACCATCTGATTCAGCAATAATTTCGTCGATATTTGTAACTCCTAAGTGAGACTCGATTTTAGAAATAATTTGTACGTGTTCTCCACCATTAGCATTTAATAATTCACGTAATTCTCTAACGTTTTTAGCTGAGTTAACGAATGAAGCAGCAACATAGTTAATTCCACTTTTAATTCCAAAGATAACGTCATCAATATCTTTTTGAGCTAAGAATGGAAGTGTAAAGTCAACACCTGGAAGGTTAATACGTTTGTTTGTTTTTAATTTGTGTGAGTTTTCAGCTTTAGCTTTAACATAACCTTTACCAACTTCTGTAACTACTGTAGATAATTTACCATCATCTAATAAAACTTGGTTACCAACAATTAAGTCAGCTGACATATCGTAAGCAACTGTAATTTCAGTGTCTGTTCCTTCAAAGTTTTTGTATTTATCTTCTGTAGTTCAAATAAGTAATTCTGTACCTGCTTTAATTTGTTGAACACCATCTTTCATTTTTCCAACACGAATTTCTGGTCCTTTTGTGTCTAACATTAATGAAACAGGAATTCTTAAGTCTTTTGAAATTTGTTGTCCAAGAACAAATTTATTTAATTGTTCTGAGTGATCTCCATGACTGAAGTTAGCTCTAACTGTTGTAACTCCGTTTTCAATTAAAGAACGTAATGTATCGTAATTGTCACTAGATGGACCGATTGTAGCAACTAATTTACTTCTTTTGTTAATTAAGTTCATTTTCTCTCCTATATTTTTCAATTTCTAAGTATTATTGTTTTAAATCATTTATATTTTAACACATTAAAAATTTATTCACTATTTATAAGGTTTTTTTACTGAAATATTTTCTTATTTTTATTTGCTTAATTTTTTAGTATTTTTCAAGCAGAAAATAAAAGCCAGGAATTATTCCTGACTATTGTCATTTTCCTCGCTATTAGTATTATTTTCATCAGAGTTAGATTCTGTTTTAAAAGATTCTAATGAAAATCCTTTTTTATCATTTGTATTTGAAGGAGTGATAAATTTTGAAGTAAAGTCAAATTCAATCAAACTATTTTCTTTATTAAATAAAGTTCTATGTGGAATTAGTTTATATTGAATTTCTAAACAATTTGTTTCAACATTTCTCACAGGAGGATAAAATTGAATATCAAATTTTTCAAGTAATTTCTCTAATTTTGCTTGATTTTCCTTATGTTTTTCATCGCTAGTACCTGGAGTTTTTACTACATCAATTTTTAAATTATTATAGTTCATTGTTTGTTCATCATATCCTTTAGAAATCTCATCAATAGTTAGACCATAAATATGTGAACCATCTTTTTGAGTGACAGTTAACAAATCATAGATTTCATTAGCATAAAGAAAGTCTAAGTAAAACATTTCAACTTGTATATTATTCGCAACATTAACTTTTTCATTGATTTTTGACAATTCTTCTTCATTAGCTTCGTACACCTTTGAATAAACTGGTATATTTAATGAAACTAAATCAGGATCATTTTCATTAACGTTTAATTGTAATCTAACACTTGAATAATCAACGTTTGTAGAATTTGTGTATTTAACAGCATCTAAAAGTAGGCTATTTAATGTTTGAGCTTTTTCACTTTTATAACTATCAGAAATTGTTTGTTTGAATTTTTCAACTGTTTCATAACTTTTGATGTAGTCTTTGATTTTTATTTTACTTATTGAACCTGAATGTGGGTAAAATTTATAATAATTAGAATTTTCTTCTTTTTCAAGTTTTTTAAATCCACTTACTTTATATAAATGTTCAAATCTTCTGATTTTACTTGATTCAAGTTTCTTATCATTGTAAAGCTTTTGATCTTCCTTATCAACAAGAATAATTTTTAGGAATAATTCACCAGTAAAGTCATTAGCATAGCTATAAAAAGTCACATTATAATCTAAATATAATTCATTAATATTTCTAAGTTTTTTAGTTATCAGTGAAAAATTTTTGTCAGTAAAGTCATTAGTATCTTTTAACTTAAATTGATTTTCTCAATAATTTTTGTATTTTAGCTCATAAAATGCTGAAACATCATTCTTAAATAACCTTGGATATGAATCTGAAAAATCACTAGCATATTTTGTTTTTAATATCTCATCTTTAACATTAAGTTCTAATTCAGCTAAATTAAAAGATAATCCAGTTCTTTTAATTGGAACAATATTTTGATTTTCTGTGTTATTTTTATTATTTACAGCTTTAGCTGATAATAAAGCAACTGAAGTTCCAACTGAAACTACTAAAGAAGCACCAAGAATGATATTTTTTAGTTTTGTTTTCATATTATTCTCCTTTAAAAATATATTCTATTTTGTCTTTTAATTTATCTATATTAGTTTTTTTGAGCGTTGAAACAAGTACGTAATCAAACTCAAATCATTCACTTTCAATTTCTTTTATTAGTCTTAAAAGTTTAGATTTTTCGCTTTGGTTTAACTTGTCTAGTTTAGTAAAAACAAATGTAATTGGTTTTTGTAAAGCCTTAATATAACTAATTACTTGTGAATCAAGTTCGGTTATGCCTCTGCGAGAATCTAATAGCAAGAAAATATGTCTTAAATTTGTTGAATTTTCAAGATATTCTTGAATCATTAAATTCATTTTATCATTTTCTCTAGTACTCATTTTTGCATAACCATAACCAGGTAAATCCACGATAACCTTGTTTTCATCAGCAAAATAGTTTAATAACTGAGTTCTACCTGGAGTTTTACTAACTCTAGCTAAATTAGAAATATTTGTAATACTATTAATTAAACTGCTTTTCCCAACATTTGAACGCCCTCAAAAGCATATTTCAACACCAGAATGCACTAATCAATTTGATTTATTTGAACTGCTTTTAATAAATTTAAACATTTTTAAGTTTCTCCTTATGTCTTTCAAGTGTTGAACTGTAATTTATATCTTCATAATTAGGCATAATTAAAATTGTTTCAAGTTCGTTGTTTAATGTTTTATTCCCGGCAGCAAGTTCTAGTTCATAATTAAAATCAGTATTATTTCTTGCGCTTCTGATAATGAAATTTACTTTTAACTCTCTAGCTATATCTGCAATAAATCCACTTTTATTAATTAAAACTTCAACATTATCTAAATCTTTAACTTTTTCTTTTACGTCATTAAATCTTTTATCTATGTTTGATTGATTATCTTTATCAGGATTTATTGAAACTATTATAAAAATAGCATCAAAAATTTTTAATGCTTTTTTTAATATTTCCATGTGTCCTTTGTGTCAAGGATCAAAGGAACCTGGATAAATAGCGTACTTTTTATTCATATAATTTAACTGCATCACGAGCAATAACTAATTCTTCATTAGTTCTAATTACATAAACAGGAATTTCAGAATCCGGAGTTGAAATTAACTCAAATTCAGAAATATTTCCGTTGTTTTTAGCTGAATCTAACTTAATGTGTCTAAAATTAATTTTATCAATAACTTCTTGTCTGAATTTCGGACTATTTTCACCAACTCCTGCTGTAAAAACTAACGCATCAACATTAGGTCCAATCTTATTAAAGTAAATTGATGTGTAATCAACAATTTTTTGTACATAAAGTTCAAGAGCAAAAATAGCATTTTCATTACCGTTTTCAGCAGCACTTCTAACATCACGCATATCACTTGATACACCAGAAACACCAAGAAGTCCAGATTGTTTATTTAACATGTTTGTAAATTCACTAATATTTACATTCATTTCTTTCATTAAAAATTCATGAATTGATGGATCAATATCACCACTTCTAGTACCCATCATAATTCCAGCAAGAGGTGTAAGTCCCATTGATGTATCGAAAGATTTTGAGTCTTTTACAGCACATAATGATGCTCCATTACCAATATGTAAGTTGACGAAGTTAACTGATTTTTTACCAAGAATCTCTTGAAGTTTGTCAGTTATATATCTGTGCGAAATACCATGTGCACCATATTTTTTAATTCCATATTTTTCACTAATTTCTCTTGGAATAGGATAAGTTGAATTTACTTTATTAATTGTTGTATGGAAAGCGGTATCAAAATTTGCGCTTGCTTTAGCATGTGGAATTACTTCATTAAAAGCTCTAATAGCTTGAATAGCTCCTGGGTTGTGTAATGGTGCATAAATTGAAACTTCATCAATTAATTGAATTTCTTTTTCAGTTAATTTTGAAGCTTTATCAAAGTATGGTCCACCTTGGACAATTCTATATCCAATGTATTCTATTTCTTTAACATCGTTAATAATCTTTAACTCATTTAACATTTCCAAAATGTGTTGAGCTGCAACATGGTGGTTTGGTAAAGCTAATTCTTTTTCATGTTTTCCATTGAATTTAATTGTTATATTACCCATTGGAAGAATAATTCTTTCAGCAATACCTGTAGCAACAACTTCAAAATTCTCTTTGTTAAAAAGAGTTAATTTAATTGAGCTACTTCCTGCATTAATTACCAAAATTTTAGACATTGATTAAACTCCTTCTGATTGTAAAACTGTAATTAAAACAGTATTTAAAACATCTTCAACTGTACTTCCTCTCGAAAGGTCATTTACTGGTTTGTTTGTACCGACTACTACTGGTCCAATTGCACCATAGCCTCCAAGACGTTGAACTAATTTATATCCAATATTTCCAGCACCTAAATCTGGGAAAACTAAAACATTGGCTCTTTCGCTATAAGATTCTCTAGAATATTTTGCTTTTCTAATTTCAGAAACTAAAGCTGCATCGAGTTGTATTTCACCAATAGCTTTAACGCCTTTATAATTTTCGTTAAATAAATCAGTTGCATTTCTTACCATGACTGTTTCATCAGTTTTGGCAGAACCATCTGTTGAAAAGCTTAAAAACGCAACTCTAGGATCAAATCCCATTTGTTTAGCAAAATCAGCTGCATTAAGTCCAATTTCACTAAGTTGTTCTTGATTAGGTTTTGGGTTTACTGAAATGTCACTAAAGATTAATGTATCCTCATCTTTATGCATAATCATAACTGAACTAATTGTCTTGATTCCAGGTTTTGGTCCAATAGTTTTAAATGCTGCTCTTAAAATGTCTGCTGTTGAATAATTCAATCCACCAACAACTCCATCAATTTTTCCTTGAGCTAAAAGCATCATTGCATAAAATGGACGCGAACTAAGTGCTTTGATTGCTTGTTCTTCAGTTTCTTTACCTTTTCTTAAAACTACATAATCTTTAACCATTTGTTCAATTACATTTTTATCACTGTTCATGTTTAAAAAATGTAAATTATCAACTGGTTCATGATCTTTCTCAACTAATAAAGTCACTTCAATATTTTTGTATTTTTTAGAAAGTGATTTAGCCGCTTCAATGCTTCTATTATCATCACCATCAATCAATACAATTTTTTTAGTTGTATTGATTTCTTTTATTTTTTTGTCTAATAAATCAATAAATTTCATATCACTCCTATTGTTATTCTTTTATATTCTACTATTTTTTATTTATTTTAAAAAAGAATGGTATTTTTGAAACTTTTTTTGCAATATAAAATTGATGTTTTATAATGAATACAAACAAAAAAAGAGTCCTAAGACTCTTAATTGATGTTTTCATTATTTTGGTTGATTGCATTAAATTGGGTTTTAAACTGAGCTTCATCAATTTGTTTATTGATTCTAGAAACAAGCATAAATCCTCCAACTAAATCAACAATGCCAATAAAGAAACCAACTAAAAGCAAGATAAATGAAGTATTGTCAATCTTGTAAGACTTCACACAAACAATAATGTGAATGATGAATGCTGCAATAGCAATGAAAAATAAAGCAAAACCAAAAGTAAGTAATAAAATTGCTGCAGAAAATAGTCCATAAGCATTTGGATCTGAAGGTTTATCGGCAACGGCATTAGAAAGTGTTAAAAGGAATGAAGGACCTAAAAGCACAAAGAATATAATACTTGCAAAAATTAAAATAAATTTTAACACTAGCAATGTTATGGCTAGACTTTTTGCTTTTTTAAGTTCTTGGATAGATTTATTTAAGTAAAAATTGTTCATAATATTCTCCAATAATTATTTTTATAAAATTATACTATATTAAATTTTATACTACATACTACAATTTATTTAACAAGTCGCTGATTGCTTTAGCAGCAATTGAACCATCGCTAGCTGCAGTTACAATTTGACGTATTTTTTTGTCAATTATATCCCCAGCAGCAAAAATACCTGGAATTTTTGTTTGCATGTGTTCATCAGTTTTAATAAATCCATTTTCTTCAACAATACCTAAATCTTTAATAAATTCATTGCTTGCTACCATGCCGATGTATGGAAATAATGATGAAACTTTAATTTCTTTTTCAACTCCATTGTCAACAATGATTGCACTTTCAAGCGAATTTTGTCCATTAATTTCCTTAATAGTAGAATTATATAAAATCTTTACATTAGATTTTAATTCTAAGTCTGCAATTAGATGTTTTTCAGCTGTAAGATGATCGATATTTGTTATTAAAGTAACCTCTGAAGCAATGTTAGATAAATAAGCAGCTTCTTCTACAGCACTATTACCACCACCAAGGATTAATGAAGGATTTTTTCCAAATAACGGACCATCACAAATTGCACAATAACTAACACCGCGGTTTTCAAATTTCTCTATATTCTTGATAAAAGTTGGAACTTTATTTTTCATACCACTTGCAATTAAAACAGTTTTTGATTTGATTATTTCTCCGCTAGCTAAAACTACTTCTTTATCCAAATCTGAAATATTGTTTATTTTAACAACTTCACCGTATTTGTATAATGCTCCATATTTTTTAGCATGTTCAAAAAATTTAGTTCCTAATTCTCAACCTTCAATTAATTCAGTACCAATTCAATTTTCAACTTTTGAAGTTAGTGAAACCTTTCCACCAGGCGCACTTTTTTCAATAAAAATAACACTTAAATTTGCTCTTGAAGCATAGAGAGCTGCATTAAGTCCTGCGGGGCCAGCTCCAATAATAGCTAAATCATAAATATTTTTGTCCATAAAACCTCTCAATAAAATTATTTTTGTTAATTATACTATAAAAATATTAAAAAGTTGTTTTTTGATTGAATATTTATTAAAAAATTAACTTTTTAATAGTTTGAAATTATGATTAAAATTCATATTAAAAAAATAAGTGTTTATTTCACAATTTATGAAACGAAGCACTTATTTTTTATTTTTTATTGAAGTCAACAACTTTTGTAAACATTGAATAATCGTCTTTTTCAATGTGGTGTGAAATCATAATTATTGTTTTATCTAACTTAAATAGCTTATTCATAATCTCATCACGATTTTTCTTATCCAAGTTGCTTAAACTTTCATCTAATATCATAATTTCTTTGTCAACATAAAAACTATTTAAAAGATTAATTCTTTGCTGCTCACCAGTTGAATAATTTTTATTTTCTTCAATTTGATCATTAATAAAGTTTACATTAAATAATTCTTGTAATTCTTTACTTCTGCTTTGATTTTCACTTAGATTAACATTTAAAGTATTTTTACTTTCGACACTGCAATAGTTGAATAAGCTACTTAAGGAATCGTTTTTCTCAACCTTAGTATCATTAACTAAAATGTCGCCTTCAAAATTATCATATAAGTTTAACATAAGTTTTGCTAAAGTACTTTTTCCACATCCGCTTTTTCCGAGTAACAATACTTTATCGCCCTTATTTATAGTTAAATTAAAGTTTTCAAAAACTTTTTTATCATCAAAACTTAAATTAATGTTTTTTAATTCTATTTTTTCAAATTTCTTAAAACTTAAATTATTTGGAACCTTAAATGTTGATAGAAATTTTTTAACTTTGTTTCACAAAGAAATTAATTGGAAGTATCCACCAAAAACTTGAACTGTGAAACTTAATCTCATAGCAAGTGTAGCAAAGTGAACAATAGAAAGGATTAATAGTTCAATACCAATTTTTCCACTTCTGTATAAAAAGAATGCAC is a window from the Mycoplasma anserisalpingitidis genome containing:
- a CDS encoding acetate/propionate family kinase, whose protein sequence is MSKILVINAGSSSIKLTLFNKENFEVVATGIAERIILPMGNITIKFNGKHEKELALPNHHVAAQHILEMLNELKIINDVKEIEYIGYRIVQGGPYFDKASKLTEKEIQLIDEVSIYAPLHNPGAIQAIRAFNEVIPHAKASANFDTAFHTTINKVNSTYPIPREISEKYGIKKYGAHGISHRYITDKLQEILGKKSVNFVNLHIGNGASLCAVKDSKSFDTSMGLTPLAGIMMGTRSGDIDPSIHEFLMKEMNVNISEFTNMLNKQSGLLGVSGVSSDMRDVRSAAENGNENAIFALELYVQKIVDYTSIYFNKIGPNVDALVFTAGVGENSPKFRQEVIDKINFRHIKLDSAKNNGNISEFELISTPDSEIPVYVIRTNEELVIARDAVKLYE
- a CDS encoding ATP-binding cassette domain-containing protein — protein: MKLKKYLFLNWKLSLFTILIVPIFSIINVIILWLTTTLLKDITGNSASDINSLIIKIAVFAGFSIISLLFLIVQQKCYLLIIFRGHYHLRRDIYAQIAKAHPRYIKNADKEQILNTLENDCHTIAQMLILPAAFLSGFLEVAGILILYSFLSWELLLIFLGVTVVKIVKDLFIYSFYSPFTKKDSEIKNTIISKVNRFLSVYNLIIFSNKKEYFVNKFITKITPVYNSYNKNLNNKTVVSYIANLLDLVIEVSVFIGAFFLYRSGKIGIELLILSIVHFATLAMRLSFTVQVFGGYFQLISLWNKVKKFLSTFKVPNNLSFKKFEKIELKNINLSFDDKKVFENFNLTINKGDKVLLLGKSGCGKSTLAKLMLNLYDNFEGDILVNDTKVEKNDSLSSLFNYCSVESKNTLNVNLSENQSRSKELQELFNVNFINDQIEENKNYSTGEQQRINLLNSFYVDKEIMILDESLSNLDKKNRDEIMNKLFKLDKTIIMISHHIEKDDYSMFTKVVDFNKK
- a CDS encoding NAD(P)/FAD-dependent oxidoreductase, which translates into the protein MDKNIYDLAIIGAGPAGLNAALYASRANLSVIFIEKSAPGGKVSLTSKVENWIGTELIEGWELGTKFFEHAKKYGALYKYGEVVKINNISDLDKEVVLASGEIIKSKTVLIASGMKNKVPTFIKNIEKFENRGVSYCAICDGPLFGKNPSLILGGGNSAVEEAAYLSNIASEVTLITNIDHLTAEKHLIADLELKSNVKILYNSTIKEINGQNSLESAIIVDNGVEKEIKVSSLFPYIGMVASNEFIKDLGIVEENGFIKTDEHMQTKIPGIFAAGDIIDKKIRQIVTAASDGSIAAKAISDLLNKL
- a CDS encoding phosphate acetyltransferase translates to MKFIDLLDKKIKEINTTKKIVLIDGDDNRSIEAAKSLSKKYKNIEVTLLVEKDHEPVDNLHFLNMNSDKNVIEQMVKDYVVLRKGKETEEQAIKALSSRPFYAMMLLAQGKIDGVVGGLNYSTADILRAAFKTIGPKPGIKTISSVMIMHKDEDTLIFSDISVNPKPNQEQLSEIGLNAADFAKQMGFDPRVAFLSFSTDGSAKTDETVMVRNATDLFNENYKGVKAIGEIQLDAALVSEIRKAKYSRESYSERANVLVFPDLGAGNIGYKLVQRLGGYGAIGPVVVGTNKPVNDLSRGSTVEDVLNTVLITVLQSEGV